One region of Armigeres subalbatus isolate Guangzhou_Male chromosome 3, GZ_Asu_2, whole genome shotgun sequence genomic DNA includes:
- the LOC134222018 gene encoding uncharacterized protein DDB_G0271670: MQRSPKELSAASGSSTLRTATGRAGSSVASCGAYDDAALDAKDFTDDCVFNEQMEQHHYNTYSSTQHSNSRRTLYLALNKTGQPRKIQIPINRTLGKLATYTKALTQTVAHDRVERLISRLFGANHVRHGLKQLCETGRALQDLTVKDMRPRAVCGLAKTGGPSGAGSQAIGTAGGNKDKDSKDTMRKKKKKRRKCREDEPAGEHCFRPQGGSIGTNSGRKKPPGQARSQKCSPEDGDCVVSVSSSSSSSSSSSSSGSPNSANSLSISRSSSSNRPGASQANVPNLGVQAAGAGPKKKVMKKVNSKNTPSNVHSINNKKPKKGPGGGGGGGGPNANKKAKHQQQNTSSSSSSSSSSSSSSSSTVPSILKGRAKMSPARRAPVLRSVGTVPPTVTPSLPVTTPASLDDTSQSEDDLEAELETDDLVLTSAELIEEDDLDEGSALNPTALPWYGSPGVDSYQDATEVTPCSPSPFAITNTTTTTTTVETSANSSDISDTNVTAQTKSPSVSDSVISIKRMSSLVSSSVDEHPRGRSLVRFSLLSLGTLLIASGASTARITRLLYL, translated from the exons AAAGACTTTACCGATGACTGCGTCTTCAACGAGCAAATGGAGCAGCACCACTACAACACCTACAGCTCGACGCAACACTCCAACTCTCGTCGAACGCTGTACCTGGCGCTGAACAAAACCGGCCAACCGCGCAAGATCCAGATCCCGATCAACCGAACGCTGGGCAAACTGGCGACCTACACGAAAGCGCTTACCCAAACCGTAGCTCACGATCGCGTGGAGCGATTGATTTCGAGACTATTCGGTGCGAACCACGTTCGTCACGGCCTGAAGCAACTGTGCGAAACGGGTCGGGCACTGCAGGACCTCACAGTGAAAGATATGCGGCCTCGGGCAGTGTGCGGTCTGGCCAAAACAGGCGGACCATCCGGAGCCGGATCGCAAGCGATAGGCACCGCCGGTGGCAACAAAGATAAAGACAGCAAAGACACCAtgcgaaaaaagaagaagaagcggcGAAAATGCCGAGAAGACGAACCGGCGGGGGAGCACTGCTTTAGGCCGCAGGGTGGTAGCATAGGTACAAATAGTGGTAGGAAAAAGCCCCCAGGGCAAGCGAGGAGTCAAAAGTGCAGCCCGGAGGACGGCGATTGTGTTGTTAGTGTTAGTAGTAGtagcagtagtagtagtagtagtagttccAGTGGCAGTCCAAACAGTGCAAATAGTTTAAGTATTAGTCGTAGCAGTAGTAGCAATCGCCCAGGTGCGAGCCAAGCGAACGTACCAAATTTAGGAGTGCAGGCCGCGGGTGCAGGCCCGAAGAAGAAGGTGATGAAGAAAGTCAACTCGAAAAATACTCCTTCCAATGTACATAGTATCAATAATAAGAAGCCCAAGAAGGGTCCGGGCGGAGGCGGCGGGGGTGGAGGCCCCAATGCCAACAAGAAAGCCAAACATCAGCAGCAGAACACTAGTAGTAGTAGCAGTAGTAGCTCAagcagtagtagtagtagcagCAGTACAGTGCCATCAATTCTGAAGGGTAGGGCGAAAATGAGCCCGGCGAGGAGGGCACCTGTGCTAAGGTCGGTGGGTACGGTGCCGCCGACGGTCACACCGAGTCTCCCGGTAACGACGCCGGCCAGCCTCGACGATACCTCGCAATCGGAAGATGACCTCGAGGCCGAACTCGAGACGGACGATCTGGTGCTCACGTCAGCCGAACTCATCGAGGAGGACGATCTCGACGAAG GATCCGCTCTAAACCCCACTGCTTTGCCATGGTATGGGTCCCCTGGTGTCGACAGTTACCAAGATGCTACCGAGGTCACCCCTTGTAGTCCTTCCCCCTTTGCCATCACCAACACAACCACAACCACCACTACCGTCGAAACCAGCGCCAATAGCAGTGACATAAGCGACACAAATGTCACCGCTCAAACCAAATCTCCTAGCGTTAGTGATAGCGTCATTAGTATAAAACGAATGAGCTCACTAGTCAGCAGCTCGGTGGACGAACATCCGCGAGGCCGGTCCCTCGTGCGGTTCAGTCTGCTTAGTCTAGGTACCTTACTGATCGCTTCCGGTGCTAGCACTGCCAGAATTACACGACTGCTATATCTATGA